From Cecembia calidifontis, one genomic window encodes:
- the coaD gene encoding pantetheine-phosphate adenylyltransferase, which produces MKKIAIFPGSFDPFTKGHHDIVQRSLNIFDEVIIGIGYNSAKKNRYFEIETMVGKIEELYNDNPRVSVLVYNDLTSTVAKQYGAKFLVRGLRNTTDFEYENTISQMNRKLNPDLETVFLITSPQYAAVSSTIIREVHRYGGDVSDYLPYEV; this is translated from the coding sequence ATGAAAAAAATAGCCATCTTCCCGGGATCTTTTGACCCATTCACCAAAGGGCATCATGACATCGTCCAAAGAAGTCTCAATATTTTCGATGAAGTGATCATTGGCATTGGCTATAATTCTGCCAAAAAAAACCGCTATTTTGAAATTGAAACCATGGTCGGGAAAATTGAAGAGCTTTACAATGATAATCCAAGAGTAAGTGTACTGGTTTACAACGACCTGACTTCAACGGTTGCGAAACAATATGGAGCAAAATTTTTAGTCAGAGGGCTGAGAAATACTACGGATTTTGAATATGAAAACACCATCAGCCAAATGAACAGGAAACTCAATCCTGATTTGGAAACTGTCTTCCTTATCACTTCTCCGCAATATGCAGCTGTCAGTTCAACCATTATCCGTGAAGTGCATCGCTATGGTGGAGATGTAAGCGATTATCTACCCTACGAGGTATGA
- a CDS encoding NUDIX hydrolase: MKIFINDKPLDIASSDELPKEKTYECVYDHPVDLPSSSEFHEDVLIIEPSRDVIIKLLYVLRTRKLKHLDSVTILTENKKEIKDFIKSRFTVIKAAGGVVTKEQKVLFIYRFGKWDLPKGKFDKGESPEECAVREVEEECGIKVKLGPEICKTWHTYTHNRKSILKKTYWYAMECINDSGLKPQKEEGIEDIRWMGHHEAKVALVNSYPSMRYLYKRFLKLVPKVHTS, translated from the coding sequence ATGAAAATTTTCATCAATGACAAGCCTTTGGATATTGCTTCATCCGATGAATTGCCAAAGGAAAAGACTTATGAATGTGTCTATGACCATCCCGTTGACTTACCGTCTTCATCGGAATTTCATGAGGATGTACTGATAATTGAACCCAGTAGGGATGTTATCATTAAGCTTTTGTATGTGCTGCGGACCCGAAAATTAAAGCATCTTGATTCAGTTACTATCCTTACAGAAAACAAAAAAGAAATCAAGGATTTTATCAAAAGTAGGTTTACTGTGATCAAAGCAGCAGGTGGAGTCGTGACAAAGGAGCAGAAAGTTCTTTTCATTTACAGGTTTGGCAAATGGGACCTTCCCAAGGGGAAATTTGATAAAGGGGAATCGCCTGAAGAATGTGCAGTTAGGGAGGTCGAAGAGGAATGTGGTATCAAAGTCAAACTGGGACCGGAAATCTGCAAAACCTGGCATACCTATACCCACAACAGGAAAAGTATTTTAAAGAAGACTTATTGGTATGCCATGGAATGCATCAACGATTCAGGCCTTAAGCCTCAAAAAGAAGAAGGGATTGAAGATATCCGCTGGATGGGGCACCATGAAGCCAAAGTGGCCTTGGTGAATTCCTATCCTTCTATGCGGTACCTGTATAAGCGTTTTTTAAAACTTGTCCCCAAGGTTCATACCTCGTAG
- the pyrE gene encoding orotate phosphoribosyltransferase: MDIFDNQIAAQVAAKLLEIKAIRLQPEKPFTWASGWKSPIYCDNRLSLSYPEVRSFIKENLVKAVQSKFPEVEAIAGVATAGIPQGALIADSLNLPFLYVRSKPKGHGMENMIEGKVTEGQKVVVVEDLISTGGSSLKAVQDLKNAGFEVLGMVAIFTYGFDIANSNFSDANVKLVCLSNYSAMLPQALANDYIDDHTLASLVEWRKDPSSWQGIR, from the coding sequence ATGGACATATTTGACAATCAGATAGCTGCCCAGGTGGCAGCAAAATTATTGGAAATCAAGGCAATCAGACTTCAACCTGAAAAACCATTCACATGGGCATCCGGCTGGAAATCACCAATTTATTGTGATAATAGACTTTCACTATCCTATCCGGAGGTTAGGTCTTTTATCAAAGAAAATCTTGTAAAAGCTGTGCAATCTAAGTTCCCAGAAGTGGAAGCAATAGCAGGAGTGGCAACAGCTGGAATTCCTCAAGGTGCATTAATCGCAGATAGTTTAAATCTTCCATTCCTTTATGTTAGATCCAAACCAAAAGGTCATGGAATGGAAAATATGATTGAAGGAAAAGTTACAGAAGGCCAGAAAGTAGTGGTTGTGGAAGATCTGATATCTACGGGTGGAAGTTCATTGAAAGCTGTTCAGGATTTAAAAAATGCTGGGTTTGAGGTATTGGGGATGGTAGCTATTTTCACCTATGGCTTTGATATAGCCAATAGCAATTTTTCCGATGCCAATGTTAAATTGGTCTGTTTAAGCAATTATTCTGCCATGCTTCCCCAGGCTTTGGCCAATGATTATATTGATGACCATACCCTTGCCTCTTTGGTGGAATGGAGAAAAGATCCAAGTAGCTGGCAAGGGATAAGATAA
- the rfbB gene encoding dTDP-glucose 4,6-dehydratase — protein sequence MKKSILITGGAGFIGSHVVKLFVEKYPEYRIVNLDCLTYAGNLENLKEIEGADNYHFEKVNILDEASLVEVFEKHSITDVIHLAAESHVDRSITDPLAFVKTNIIGTVNLLNTAKSFWRNYEDHLFYHISTDEVYGSLDEGGFFLETTPYDPQSPYSASKASSDHFVRAYANTYKMRTVITNCSNNYGPNQFPEKLIPLCIHNIKNNKPLPVYGKGENIRDWLYVVDHARAIDLVFHEGKKGETYNIGGFNEWKNIDIVRLLCKKMDEKLGREPGTSEKLITFVKDRAGHDLRYAIDATKIQKELGWEPSLQFEEGISKTIDWYLENEEWLKNVTSGAYQQYYSEHYHNR from the coding sequence ATGAAAAAAAGTATTTTGATTACAGGAGGTGCTGGCTTTATCGGGTCCCATGTGGTTAAACTTTTCGTTGAAAAATATCCGGAATACAGGATAGTAAACTTGGATTGCCTTACCTATGCTGGAAATCTTGAAAACCTCAAAGAAATAGAGGGTGCAGATAATTATCACTTTGAAAAGGTCAATATTTTGGATGAAGCAAGCCTGGTAGAAGTATTTGAAAAGCATAGCATCACTGATGTTATTCATTTGGCAGCAGAATCTCATGTGGATAGGTCCATTACAGATCCTTTGGCCTTTGTCAAGACCAATATCATTGGAACCGTTAACTTACTGAATACGGCCAAGTCATTTTGGAGAAATTACGAAGATCATCTTTTTTATCATATTTCGACTGATGAAGTTTATGGGTCTTTGGACGAAGGAGGTTTCTTTTTGGAAACCACCCCTTATGATCCGCAGTCACCGTATTCAGCATCTAAGGCCTCATCAGACCACTTTGTAAGGGCCTATGCCAATACCTATAAAATGAGGACTGTAATCACCAATTGTTCCAATAATTATGGTCCCAATCAATTTCCAGAAAAACTGATACCACTTTGTATCCATAATATAAAAAACAACAAGCCATTACCTGTTTATGGCAAAGGAGAAAATATCAGGGACTGGCTTTACGTTGTGGACCATGCGCGCGCTATTGATTTGGTATTTCATGAAGGGAAAAAAGGTGAAACCTATAATATCGGCGGTTTCAATGAGTGGAAGAACATTGATATTGTGAGGCTTCTCTGTAAAAAAATGGATGAAAAGCTAGGTAGGGAGCCCGGCACATCCGAAAAGCTGATCACTTTTGTAAAAGATAGGGCGGGGCATGATCTTCGTTATGCAATTGATGCCACCAAAATCCAGAAAGAGTTAGGGTGGGAACCTAGTTTGCAGTTTGAGGAAGGCATTTCCAAAACCATAGATTGGTATTTGGAAAATGAGGAATGGTTGAAAAATGTAACTTCGGGAGCTTATCAGCAATATTATTCAGAACATTACCATAACCGGTAA
- a CDS encoding NAD-dependent epimerase — MKYLITGTAGFIGFHLAKQLLERGDRVVGLDNINDYYDVNLKFGRLKDSGIDKEEIKDHELVQSKKYEGYSFVKADLSEKAFLFELFQKEQFDVVVNLAAQAGVRYSLINPDAYIDANITGFLNILEACRAFPVNHLVYASSSSVYGANTKMPFSTSDNVDHPLSLYAASKKSNELMAHTYSHLFKIPTTGLRFFTVYGPWGRPDMALFLFIEAMKKGEPIQVFNHGKMKRDFTYVEDIVEGIIRVADRPPKGNPEWNGNKPDPGSSYAPFKVYNIGNSSPVELMDYIGALEKALGIEAKKELLPLQPGDVPATFADVSDLMRDTGYKPNTPVEVGVARFVEWYNTYYGN; from the coding sequence ATGAAATATTTGATAACCGGTACAGCCGGATTTATTGGATTCCACTTGGCTAAACAGCTTTTGGAAAGAGGCGATAGGGTAGTTGGCCTGGATAATATCAATGATTACTATGATGTCAACCTCAAGTTTGGAAGGTTGAAAGACTCCGGTATTGACAAGGAGGAGATAAAAGACCATGAACTCGTTCAGTCCAAAAAATATGAGGGGTATTCATTTGTAAAGGCGGATTTAAGTGAAAAGGCATTTTTGTTTGAATTGTTCCAAAAAGAGCAGTTTGATGTGGTGGTCAATTTGGCTGCACAGGCAGGTGTTAGGTATTCTTTGATCAACCCTGACGCTTATATTGATGCCAATATTACCGGATTTTTAAATATTTTGGAGGCTTGTAGGGCTTTTCCTGTCAATCATTTGGTGTATGCCTCTTCCAGTTCTGTTTATGGGGCAAATACTAAAATGCCTTTTTCTACATCTGATAATGTGGACCATCCATTAAGTTTGTATGCCGCATCCAAGAAATCCAATGAACTGATGGCGCATACTTACAGTCACCTGTTCAAAATTCCCACTACCGGACTCAGGTTTTTTACTGTATACGGGCCTTGGGGAAGGCCGGATATGGCGTTGTTCCTGTTCATTGAAGCCATGAAAAAAGGAGAGCCAATTCAGGTTTTCAATCATGGAAAGATGAAAAGGGATTTTACTTATGTAGAAGATATTGTAGAGGGTATCATCAGGGTGGCGGACAGGCCGCCCAAAGGAAATCCGGAATGGAATGGAAATAAGCCGGATCCAGGTAGTTCTTATGCCCCATTTAAAGTGTATAATATTGGCAATTCAAGCCCAGTTGAGCTTATGGATTATATTGGGGCTTTGGAAAAAGCGCTTGGTATTGAAGCCAAGAAAGAATTGCTTCCACTTCAACCTGGTGATGTTCCGGCTACTTTTGCTGATGTATCCGACCTGATGAGGGATACAGGATATAAACCCAATACACCGGTAGAAGTTGGCGTGGCAAGATTTGTGGAGTGGTACAATACCTATTATGGAAATTAA
- a CDS encoding glycosyltransferase family 4 protein, protein MPKLIRVTTVPLSLKLLLAGQMKFMKEAGWDVLMVSADGREVNEVTKREGVPHHIIPFTRKITPFRDLYCLWLLFRLFKKEMPDIVHSHTPKAGLLSMLAAKLAGVRVRIHTVAGMPYMVAEKNKKKLLILMEKLTYRWATEVWPNSQSLKEFMLKEGLVQESKINIIGMGSSNGVDINKFNRSSLSENHLIAATMRIAPSENDFLILAVGRLVKDKGIEELVEAFLASKIVNYSKLVLLGSFEQELKPINGEIVRKIQDHPRIVQIEWTDHVPHYLAMADVLVHASHREGFPNVLLEAGAMQVPVICSDIIGNVDVITHRKTGLIFPVKKKDILKEALEFAFVKRDFMQELADNLYQEVLEKYQRNKMHQLILDNYERLLSDK, encoded by the coding sequence ATGCCAAAATTAATTCGAGTTACCACAGTACCCCTTTCTCTCAAACTTTTATTGGCAGGACAGATGAAGTTTATGAAGGAAGCCGGTTGGGATGTATTGATGGTGAGTGCAGACGGGAGAGAGGTTAATGAAGTGACCAAGAGGGAAGGGGTTCCGCATCATATTATTCCTTTTACGAGAAAAATTACCCCTTTCAGGGATTTATATTGCTTATGGTTGCTTTTTAGACTTTTTAAAAAGGAAATGCCGGATATTGTTCATTCACACACTCCGAAAGCAGGACTGCTATCCATGTTGGCAGCAAAATTGGCGGGAGTAAGGGTAAGAATCCATACTGTAGCAGGGATGCCATATATGGTGGCCGAAAAGAATAAAAAGAAACTGCTTATTTTGATGGAGAAGTTGACTTACCGTTGGGCCACGGAAGTTTGGCCAAACTCCCAGTCTCTTAAGGAATTCATGTTGAAGGAAGGCCTGGTACAGGAGTCCAAAATAAATATCATAGGTATGGGATCCTCCAATGGGGTGGATATTAATAAATTTAACAGAAGTTCCCTTTCAGAAAACCACCTCATTGCCGCAACCATGCGTATTGCTCCTTCTGAAAATGATTTTCTGATATTAGCGGTAGGCAGGTTAGTCAAAGACAAAGGTATTGAAGAACTTGTTGAGGCTTTCTTGGCCTCTAAAATCGTGAATTATTCCAAATTGGTCCTTTTGGGATCATTTGAACAGGAACTCAAACCAATTAATGGGGAAATTGTAAGGAAAATCCAGGATCATCCTAGAATTGTCCAGATTGAATGGACAGATCATGTGCCCCACTACCTGGCCATGGCTGATGTTCTCGTACACGCTTCTCACAGGGAAGGCTTTCCCAATGTGTTGCTTGAAGCCGGTGCCATGCAGGTACCTGTTATCTGTTCCGATATTATAGGAAACGTGGATGTCATTACCCACAGAAAAACAGGTTTAATTTTTCCAGTGAAAAAGAAGGATATCTTGAAAGAAGCCTTGGAATTTGCTTTCGTAAAAAGGGATTTTATGCAGGAATTGGCAGATAATCTTTATCAGGAAGTTTTGGAAAAATACCAACGAAACAAAATGCACCAATTGATCCTTGACAATTATGAGCGGCTTTTGTCAGATAAATGA
- a CDS encoding aldose epimerase family protein, with protein sequence MKKQLSQLLLLLCFLSVISCQKKERNEVKKEIDFDIHVHNIKMGDNQAKVFHLKNGKGMEVELLSYGGILSRIVVPDKDGNFENILLTYDRPEDFFKDTYFFGATTGRYANRIAKGRFELDGKIYELAKNNGENHLHGGREGFNKKFWEAEIMEMDEAVGVKMTYVSPDGEEGYPGNLQTTMTFVLDHDNKLSITMRAETDQPTIVNLTHHGYFNLSGMKEDILGHDLTIHADYYTPVNEGLIPTGELLPVKGTPFDFTSPRKVGESIEETGMGYDHNFVVKKEHDGKLSKMAELVHQPSGRKFTLYSNMPGVQFYSGNFLDGKQVTEGVRYSKNFGLCLEPQFFPDSPNQPHFPSARLNPGEVYEHHIVYEFEVLK encoded by the coding sequence ATGAAAAAACAACTATCCCAGCTTCTGCTATTGTTATGCTTTCTATCAGTAATTTCTTGTCAAAAAAAAGAGAGAAATGAAGTGAAAAAAGAAATTGACTTTGATATCCATGTCCACAACATAAAAATGGGGGACAATCAGGCAAAAGTATTCCATCTGAAAAACGGAAAGGGCATGGAAGTGGAACTGCTCAGTTATGGAGGGATTTTGTCAAGGATTGTTGTTCCGGACAAAGATGGTAATTTTGAAAACATCCTGCTGACCTATGATAGACCGGAGGATTTTTTTAAGGATACTTATTTTTTTGGAGCAACTACGGGAAGATATGCCAATAGAATTGCCAAGGGTAGGTTTGAACTGGATGGTAAGATTTATGAGCTGGCCAAAAACAATGGTGAAAACCATTTGCACGGAGGAAGGGAAGGATTCAATAAAAAGTTTTGGGAAGCAGAAATTATGGAAATGGATGAGGCTGTAGGGGTGAAGATGACTTATGTCAGCCCAGATGGTGAAGAAGGTTATCCCGGTAATTTACAGACTACCATGACCTTTGTATTGGACCATGACAATAAATTGTCTATCACCATGAGGGCAGAAACAGACCAACCGACTATCGTAAACCTGACCCATCATGGATATTTTAACCTGAGCGGTATGAAGGAAGACATCCTTGGGCATGACCTCACAATCCATGCGGACTATTACACTCCGGTAAATGAAGGTTTGATTCCCACAGGTGAATTGTTACCTGTAAAAGGCACTCCATTTGACTTTACCAGTCCACGTAAAGTTGGGGAAAGTATAGAAGAGACTGGTATGGGCTACGACCATAATTTTGTAGTCAAAAAGGAGCATGATGGCAAACTCAGTAAAATGGCAGAGCTCGTACACCAGCCTTCCGGAAGGAAGTTCACGCTTTATTCCAATATGCCTGGTGTGCAGTTTTATTCCGGTAATTTCCTGGATGGAAAACAAGTGACAGAGGGAGTGAGGTATTCCAAAAATTTTGGATTATGTCTTGAGCCTCAATTTTTTCCTGATTCACCTAATCAGCCACATTTTCCTTCTGCGAGACTCAATCCAGGAGAAGTTTATGAACACCATATTGTCTATGAGTTTGAAGTCCTGAAGTAA
- a CDS encoding OmpA family protein, producing the protein MKKLMLFSVALATLTVSCVSKKKYVELQNDLFRTEATLAETRNEKEALEAEKRILEDRMGRIQARVDEYNARINSLRSENDALFDLNSKTPMSKNTKQKMNATLAKVDPYDLANAKTLEDSVNLAISYNLKKSISDGSAEQDEDISISVDKTVVMINVSDRLLFNTGSYQVSRNAEGLLKKLADVINAEPAVEVMIEGHTDPRSIQTGVLQDNWDLSVKRATSIVRLLQNKYNVAPEKLIAAGRASYIPVVENDSLENMARNRRTRIVIIPDLDKFFAMIE; encoded by the coding sequence ATGAAAAAACTCATGCTTTTTTCTGTAGCCTTAGCTACCCTGACCGTTTCCTGTGTTTCAAAAAAGAAATACGTAGAACTGCAAAATGACCTTTTCCGCACAGAAGCTACCTTGGCGGAAACAAGAAATGAAAAGGAGGCCCTAGAGGCAGAAAAGAGAATCCTCGAAGACAGAATGGGACGCATCCAGGCCAGAGTAGATGAATACAATGCCAGGATCAACTCTCTTCGCAGTGAAAATGATGCCCTGTTTGACCTGAACAGCAAAACGCCCATGTCCAAAAACACCAAGCAAAAAATGAATGCTACCTTGGCAAAGGTAGACCCCTATGACTTGGCCAATGCTAAAACATTGGAAGATTCTGTCAATCTGGCGATCTCCTACAATTTGAAAAAATCCATCTCTGATGGCTCCGCAGAACAGGATGAAGACATTTCCATCAGTGTGGACAAAACCGTGGTGATGATCAATGTTTCAGATAGGTTATTGTTCAACACCGGTTCTTATCAAGTGTCCAGAAATGCGGAAGGACTTTTGAAAAAACTGGCTGATGTGATCAATGCAGAACCTGCAGTGGAAGTCATGATAGAAGGACACACCGATCCGAGGAGCATTCAGACCGGGGTTCTGCAGGACAACTGGGACCTGAGCGTAAAAAGAGCAACTTCTATCGTAAGATTATTACAGAACAAATACAATGTAGCTCCTGAAAAGCTTATCGCAGCTGGAAGAGCAAGCTATATCCCTGTTGTTGAAAATGATAGTCTTGAAAATATGGCCCGGAACAGAAGAACCCGTATTGTGATCATCCCTGATCTAGATAAATTCTTTGCCATGATTGAATAA
- a CDS encoding PhoPQ-activated pathogenicity-related family protein encodes MFKRFSSNSLIFLFLISALGVFSCQPKEGENITEESRSSTLLKDYVHAPDPSFRYELIHSVEKEGYVYHVVRMVSQNWLSKEIVNETEWWHWVSMVVPKDAAFDTGLMWIGGGSKNSKLPEQPDPLILEAATRTNSIVAQIHNVPFQPLVFENDTFGDRYEDAIIAYGWRKFLEGGAKDEDAIWLARLPMTKAVKLAMDVVSEVAKDKHGKTLDKYVVAGASKRGWTTWTTAAVDDRVVAMVPIVIDLLNIVPSFQHHWRNYGFWAPAVDDYVREGIMDWQGSKEYDRLLEITEPYSFRDQYDMPKLLINATGDQFFLPDSWKFYWDGLNGEKHLQYIPNFGHDLRESDALPNMISFYASVLNGTPRPKYDWRIEGEKIIITTDPNQKPASIKLWSATNEEARDFRIDVLGPKWTSSEVLVNESGRYEINLKEPAKGFTGYFVEITYPGQAPIKVTTGVEVLPKTYPFAAFEAEAPKGSF; translated from the coding sequence ATGTTCAAAAGATTTTCTTCAAACTCCCTGATCTTTTTATTCCTTATTAGTGCTTTAGGTGTTTTTTCTTGTCAGCCTAAAGAAGGGGAAAATATTACAGAAGAGAGCCGCTCTTCCACCTTGTTGAAGGATTATGTCCATGCCCCTGACCCTTCTTTTCGTTATGAACTCATTCATTCTGTAGAAAAGGAAGGTTATGTTTACCATGTTGTAAGAATGGTTTCCCAAAACTGGTTGAGTAAGGAGATCGTCAATGAGACCGAGTGGTGGCACTGGGTATCCATGGTGGTGCCCAAAGATGCTGCATTTGATACAGGATTGATGTGGATTGGCGGTGGCAGCAAAAATTCAAAATTGCCGGAACAACCGGATCCTTTGATTTTGGAAGCTGCAACACGGACCAATTCGATTGTGGCGCAAATCCATAATGTTCCTTTTCAGCCTTTGGTTTTTGAAAATGATACTTTTGGTGATCGTTATGAAGATGCCATTATTGCTTATGGTTGGAGAAAATTTTTAGAAGGAGGAGCGAAAGATGAGGATGCCATTTGGTTAGCGAGATTGCCCATGACCAAAGCAGTGAAGCTGGCCATGGATGTTGTTTCTGAGGTAGCGAAAGATAAACACGGTAAAACTTTGGATAAATATGTGGTCGCCGGAGCTTCCAAAAGGGGCTGGACTACCTGGACTACGGCAGCGGTGGATGATAGGGTAGTGGCCATGGTTCCCATTGTTATAGATCTTTTGAATATCGTGCCGTCTTTCCAGCACCATTGGAGAAATTATGGTTTTTGGGCACCTGCAGTGGATGATTATGTACGAGAGGGAATTATGGATTGGCAGGGAAGCAAGGAATATGACAGGTTATTGGAAATTACCGAGCCCTATTCCTTCCGGGACCAATATGATATGCCCAAACTGCTTATCAATGCCACAGGAGACCAGTTTTTCCTGCCTGACAGTTGGAAATTTTATTGGGATGGATTGAATGGAGAAAAACATTTGCAGTATATTCCCAATTTTGGCCATGACCTTAGGGAATCAGATGCCCTTCCCAATATGATCTCTTTTTATGCTTCGGTATTAAACGGTACTCCTAGGCCAAAATATGATTGGAGAATTGAAGGAGAAAAGATCATTATTACCACCGATCCCAACCAAAAACCGGCTTCTATCAAGCTTTGGTCAGCGACAAATGAAGAAGCCAGGGATTTCAGAATAGATGTTTTGGGACCAAAATGGACCTCCTCTGAAGTTTTGGTCAATGAAAGCGGGAGATACGAAATTAATTTAAAAGAACCGGCAAAAGGATTTACAGGATACTTCGTAGAAATCACCTATCCAGGTCAGGCCCCTATCAAAGTGACAACAGGTGTGGAAGTATTGCCAAAAACTTATCCCTTTGCGGCCTTTGAAGCGGAAGCTCCAAAAGGGAGTTTTTGA
- a CDS encoding dienelactone hydrolase family protein, whose amino-acid sequence MSKIILLFQFSLLGLLGWLFFQSEEKQANNEITLCHTGPSEMIAFLDDPKFVAFHPAPIAFDFEGLGKMVTFPAADGKDASGYLIKSKEPSNQWLFVYQEWWGLNDNIKEEADKFYNDLGGKVNVLALDMYDGKVTSNPQEAGTFMRGTDEKRLENIVLAAKNFAGKDAKIANVGWCFGGAWSLKSALLLGQQNVGSIIYYGMPVRDVEQLKKLNSDVLGLFATEEYISKAVIEEFAAAMDKAGKSLEYKIFDAVHGFANPSNAKHDKEATKEAYGMALSYLQGKFK is encoded by the coding sequence ATGTCAAAAATCATTCTATTATTCCAATTTAGTCTTTTGGGCTTATTGGGTTGGTTGTTTTTTCAAAGCGAAGAAAAACAAGCCAACAATGAAATCACCCTCTGTCACACTGGTCCATCGGAAATGATCGCTTTTCTGGATGATCCTAAATTTGTGGCCTTCCATCCTGCTCCTATAGCTTTTGATTTCGAAGGTTTGGGTAAGATGGTAACATTCCCTGCAGCTGACGGCAAAGATGCCTCAGGTTACCTGATCAAGTCAAAAGAACCTTCCAATCAGTGGTTGTTTGTCTATCAGGAATGGTGGGGACTAAACGATAATATCAAAGAAGAGGCTGACAAATTTTACAATGACCTTGGAGGAAAAGTCAATGTCCTGGCCTTGGATATGTATGACGGCAAAGTAACCTCTAACCCTCAGGAGGCAGGTACATTTATGAGGGGGACAGACGAAAAAAGGCTGGAAAATATAGTCCTTGCGGCGAAAAATTTTGCTGGAAAAGATGCTAAAATAGCCAATGTAGGCTGGTGCTTCGGCGGAGCATGGTCCCTAAAATCTGCCCTTTTGCTCGGCCAGCAAAATGTGGGTTCCATCATTTATTATGGCATGCCGGTAAGGGATGTTGAGCAATTGAAAAAATTGAACTCTGATGTTCTTGGTTTATTTGCTACAGAAGAGTATATCTCCAAGGCCGTTATAGAGGAATTTGCAGCAGCTATGGATAAAGCAGGAAAAAGCCTGGAATACAAAATCTTTGATGCTGTCCATGGTTTTGCCAACCCTTCCAACGCAAAACATGATAAAGAGGCCACCAAAGAAGCATATGGAATGGCATTGAGCTATCTACAAGGCAAATTCAAATAA
- a CDS encoding transposase, with amino-acid sequence MLKTGKRINSQRRFSEEFKRKLVDDFEKGIMTVQQMERHYGIVNSVIYHWIYKYSTYNEKNIRIIEMKDSQTNRLKELEEKVKDLERTVGQKQIMIDYLEKMIDLAKETYSIDIKKNSKTPHSGGSNPTKV; translated from the coding sequence ATGTTAAAAACAGGAAAAAGGATTAATTCTCAGCGTAGATTTTCAGAGGAATTTAAACGTAAGTTGGTTGATGATTTTGAGAAAGGAATCATGACAGTTCAGCAAATGGAGCGACATTATGGAATTGTGAACTCAGTTATTTATCATTGGATTTATAAGTATTCGACCTATAATGAAAAAAATATCAGGATAATTGAGATGAAAGACAGTCAAACCAATAGGCTCAAAGAACTCGAAGAAAAGGTCAAAGATCTCGAGCGTACCGTTGGCCAAAAACAGATCATGATTGATTATTTGGAAAAAATGATTGATTTGGCCAAAGAAACTTACTCAATCGATATTAAAAAAAACTCCAAAACCCCACACTCTGGTGGTTCCAATCCAACAAAAGTATGA